aaggtttgaaagccaagatagaagacaaaaaaataaaaaacccacagtctgaggcaatgctggaattagaaaagatgggtaaatgatcaggaactacagatgcaagcataaccaacagaatacaagagatggaggagagaatttcaggcgttgaagatacactaggagaaatagattcatccaccaaagaaaatttgaagtccaacaaatcactaacacaaaatatccaggaaatatgagacaacGTGAAAAGGCCAAGCCtcagaataataggtatagaagaaggtaaaaaagtccacctcaaaggtgcagaaaacatattcaacaatatgatagaagaaaacttgaccaatataaagaaagacatgccaatgaaagtacaagaagcctatagaacaccaaatagagtggaccacaaaaaagtccacTCATCACATaacaattaaaacaccaaacatacagaataaagaaagactattaagatcagtaaaggaaaatggccaagtaacatataaaggccaacctatcagaattacacctgacttgtccatggaaattctgaaagccagaaggtcctggatagatattctacaaacacttagagaccacagatgccagcccagattactgtaccagaaaaactttcaatcactatagatggagaaaataaattattccatgacaaaacaagatttaaataatacatagccactaatccagacCTAAAGAAAGTACTGGGAACTAAATGCCAACCTAAAGAAgtcaactacactcacaaaaacataggcaatagataatcccacttcaccaaaagccaaaagaaaaagcaggataaatccccacacaataccaacaacaacaacaaatcaaaaaccaacaagaataaacacataatggtccttaatttctctcaatattaatggtcttaactggcctataaaaagacacaggctaacagaatggatagtaagacagaatccatccttctgctccctacaagaaacacatctcaacttcaaagacagacattacctcagagtaaaaggttgggataagatattccaatcaaatgtgcCAAAGAAATAAGCTATCCTAGTGtcaaacaaattagacttcaaactaaaatcattcaaaagagatgaagaagggcatttcatattcatcacaggaaaaatccatcaggaagaagtctcaattctgaatatctatgccccaaatatgaaggcaaccACATTCACAAAAGaagcattattaaaactcaaatcacacataaaacctcatacagttatagtgggagacttcaacaccccactgtcaccactggaTAGGACCACCAGATATTAAATTAACAatgagacaaaggaactaacaaaagtcatgacccaattgggattaacagacatctatagaacattccatccaaacacaaaaggatatactttcttctcagcaccacttAGAACTgcctctaaaatcaaccacatacttggcaacatagcaaacctcagcaggtacaaaaaaattagaataacctTCAGTGTTTTATCAGAACACcaagctttaaagttagaattcaacaacaacacaaattgcagaaaacctacaaatgcatggaaattgaacaatgtgaaATTGCACCATTcatgggtcaagaaagaaataaagaaattaaatacttcctagaattcaatgaaaatgaaaacacatcatactgaaacttatgggacactttgaaatcagtgctaagaggaaagctcatagctctaagtgctcacgtgaagaaactagaaaatagtcacaccagagaattaacagcacaactgaaagctctacaacaaatagaagaaaattcaccccagaggagtagaaaccaggaaataatcaaactgagggaagaGATGaataaactcaaaacaaacaaagcaatttaaagaatcaatacaacaaagagttggttcttcgagaaaaatcaacaagatagacaaacctttatccatacTAACAAAAAGCAGAgcgagaacatgcaaattaacaaaatcagatatgaaaaggggggcaaaacaacagacactgaggaaatgagaATCTTCACgtcaaactttgaaaacctgtactccccaaaatttgaaaatttaaaggaaatggacaattttctggacagatatcacttgcAAAAATTGAATCAACAACAGAtaaagcaacttaaacagatcaataaccactaatgaaatagaagaagcagttatcaaaattctcccaaccaaataaagcccagggccggatggcttcattgcagaattctaccagaaattcaaagagcagctaataccaatactcctcaaagtgttccacacaatagaagcagaaggttcattgccaaactctttttatgaggctacaattaccttggtatccaagccacaaaaagacacaactaagaaagagaactacaaaccagaatccctcatgaacattgatgcaaaaatattcaataaaatactggcaaatcgaatccaagaaaatatcagaaaaatcatccacaatgatcaaataggcttcatacctgagatggttcaacatacaaaaatctatcaatgtaattcaccatataaacaaactgcaaaagaaaaatcacatgatcatctcactagatgctgaaaaagcctttgacaaaatacaacatcccttcataaaggtcctggagagatgagCGATAACAGAatcatacctaaacataataaaaacaatatgcagtaaacccacagccaacattaagagaaactaaatggagagtaactcaaggcgatttctctaaaatcaggaacaagacaaggctgaccactctccccatctctcttcaactttgtacttgaagtcctagctagagcaataagacaacaaaaggagatcaaggggatacaaattggaaaggaagatatccgactttcactatttgcagatgatatgatagtttacttaGGTTACCtcaaaacctctaccagggagctcctacaactgacaaacacattcagcaaagtggcaggatactagaataactcaaaaaaatcagtagcccaaatatatacagacaataaatgtgctgagaaagaaatcagagaaacatcacactttataatagccacaaataacacaaaatatcttggggtaacactaaccaaataaatgaaagacttgtatagcaagaactttgagtctttaaagaagaaaactaatgaagataccagaaaatgaaaagatctcccatgagaTGAaaagataggtaggatcaacatagtaaaaatggcaatcttgctaaaagcagtctacagattcaatgcaattcccatcaaaatcccaagacaattcttcacagaccatgaaagaacaatagtcaacCTTATATGGAGAAacgaaagacccaggatagccgaaacaaccctgtaaaataaaggaacttccggaggtattactgacttcaagctctattttagagatatagtcctgaaaacagctaggtACTGGcaccaaaatagacaggtagaccaagggaattgaattgaaaaccctgatagtaaCCACATACCTAAGAAcatgtgatttttgacaaagaatctaaagttatacaatgaaataaaaaaagcatattcaacaaatgttgctggcataactggatactgacatgtagaagactacagataggtccatgtctatcaccatgcataaaacttaagtccaaatggatcaaagacctcaacataaatccaaccacactgaacctcttataagagaaagtaggaagtacccttgaacaagtTGTCACAGGAGATTgcctcctgaacataacaccagtagcatagacactgagattgacaataagTGGGAcgtcctaaaactgagaagcttctgtaaggcaaaggagacactCAGCAAGATAaagcagcagcccacagaatgggaaaagatattcaccaacctcacatctaaGAGAAGGCTGATCTCTAGAATTTACAAAGACgaaaagaagctagtttccaaaacaccaaataatgcaattaaaaagtggagtacagaactaaatagagaattctcaatggaggaatctaaaatggctgaaagacacacaagaaagtggtcaacatccttagccatcaggaaaatgcaaatcaaaacaactctcagataccatcttactcctgtcagaatggctaaaatcaaaaacaccaatgacagtttatgctggagaggatgtggagaaagaagaacactcctccactgctggtgggagtcacTTTGGAAATTATTATAgggattccttaggaaaatgagaatcaatctacctcatgatccaagcaattccactcttaggcatatacccaaaatatgtacattcatacaacaaggtcacctgttcaactatgttcatagcagcattatttgtaatagccagaacctggaaacaacctggattcccctcagctgaagaatggatagagaaaatgtggtacatttacacaatttacactactcagtgggaaaaacaacaacaatagaatcttgaaattagcaggcaaatggatggaactagaagaaatcattctgagaaaggtaacccagtctaaaaagacaaacttggtatgtactcacttataatatatgaattttagacatagagcaaaggggttccagcctacaatccacaccaccagagaagctaggaaacaaggagaaggagaaagggacaagctctcctgCTCAAATTGGGAGGCAGGGGGCGGAGCAGGGGAAGAAttaggaggatgagaaggggagaataggaaaTAGGAGtggtggggaggacatgagggagcaggaagattgagacaggagaagaatagaggagagcaaggtaagaaatgccataatagagggagccattataggtttaaggagaattcaggcactagggaaatgtcaggagatctacaaggatgaaaccaactaacaatctaagcaacagagtctaccttaaatgccttcccctgataatgagattgatgactaacttatattccatcctagagccttcatccatcagctgatggaagtagaagcagacacccacagctaaacactgaactgaactggaattcagttgtagagaaggtggagtgatgagcaaaggggtccagaccaggctagagaaacccacagaaacagctgacctgaacaagggggagctcattgtccccatactgatagctgggaaaccagcatggtaccACCccatgaaggtgggtgtcagttaggaggcctcagaaatctatgggtcctcttgtagtagatcagtacttatccctagcataggaatggactttgggtgcccattccacatagagggatacttcctgagcctagacacaccagggagggtctaggccctatcccaaaggatatgacagactctgaagactcccgatggaaggcttcaccctccctgggaagcagaatgagtatgggataggtagggtattggtggggggaggcatgggaggagaggaacaatagagacctgggattgacttgtttctaatttaaataaaaatggaaaaaataaaaatatcatttctctTCATAAAAGCTATTCATATGGTTTCCAATTATTTAGGATTTTCTGAAAGatatttcttttgtgaatttcttttgtGAATACTTCTTTTGTGATATTACTTTTTGTGAGACAATTTGGGCTATAGTTTGAATATGGTCTTTGGTGGCAAATGTCTCATACAcacttaaatagaaaaaaaatgtaagttgtTGTATTCTATGAATGCCCCTTAAGTCAAGTTCATGGTATTATTCAAACACTGGATACTTTCCAGTTTCTCATTTGCATGTGGTAGTGCtgcaattaatattttattattaatatattattctTCCATACCTACCACACTTATGCTTTATACATTTTGAAGCTTGATCTTGAAGTGTTTAAATACTTAGGATTATTATGGATTTTGATGAATATACACTTTTGTCTTTATCATTTGTAGATGTTTATCACTGATAACATTGTGTTCTGAAATTGGGCTTTTGACACAGGAATAAGCATTTTGGACCTCTTTGGTTAATTTTAACATGACATATTTTTCCAGTTCTTCCTCTATATAGTTTTTTCCTATATATGTCTAATGTTGCCTTAATTTGATAATCTTGCCTTTGATTTGAAATAATTGGACTGTTTACAGTTAATGCATTCATCAGCATGCTtatgtttaaatgtattttcctaCTTATTATGCATTCCTTTTTATCTGTTATATTGTTTTGGGGATCAACTGAGTATTTGATGGCTCTAACTTAGATACTTAAGGGATgaataaattttttcttttactttaggGATGGTAGTATGAACATTAAAGTATAATGTATCATATTACATAACATGTTATAGGAATTTTAAAACTTACTTATGTTCGTTTTTTGtaaccttcattttcttttcattcttagacactatttaatattatttcaataATTTCCTTCTTGAAAATAATATTTGCTACAGTAATCTGCCACCTTTTATTTTTCTAGCTTAGATCTAAGATAgttaataaaaagggaaatacataaaaattatgttGGAatcatattgttctttcaatataaattatatattatattttgtgaaTTTTGATGCTAGGATGTGACATACTCATTTAAAGTTAAGTACTGTTATTTTAGGAAACAATTTTTCTTGGTAAATATTATGTGTAAATGTTGCCTACACATATATGCCTATTTAACCTGAAGGAATTACATCTGTAACAGTCAAGAcatccctcttctgacctactgGTTGCCATGTGCTCTGAATTTATAAATAGGCTTCTCTGATATAAATGTTGTGTGCTAAATAAAATATAGCCCCCCAAAAGGAAACCAGTAAAATGCTTTTCTCCCATCATGACAACCTTAACTATTGATGTTAAAAACACATTagttttttcatattcttttataACGTGATGTCTTTATTTCAAAGCctttattttaaggtttatttgttGAGGCCTCATTGGTCCTGTAGCAAgtggtttataaataaaaaacaaacctatAATAATGGCCTCACAttaaaagacagaatccattctatAGAAAGCTGTTACTTCTTAGGAATCTGTGGTTGAAATTAGTCTTCAAAACTCGCGACATATCTTGCTCCAATTAATAATGTCATGCTACTCACTATAAAAAAACCCAAGggcaaacaacaaaaggaagacCCGTCGACATTTTCAGGGGTTTTGGATGTCACCCAACCCATTGACTTCATCACTGCTTTCTTCCATGTTGCATAACGAACTTCACTTTCTTTGTCTTGGATTTGTGGTTCATACCGTTCCATCAAGATTGCAGAATTATCTTCAGGTTCAAGACTCCAAACATTTACCCCTTCTGCAGCTCCAGCAGCCATGGCAACTCCCAGGGCAGTGGTTTCAGGCATAACCGACTTAACTACAGGAATGCGTAGAATGTCTGCCTGTAGTTGCATAAGAATTTTGTTGCTGGTCATTCCTCCATCTACCTGCAAATGATTGAGTGGAATTCCACAGTCGCGGTTCATGGCATCCACAATCTCTCGGGTTTGGAAACAAACAGCTTCTAATGCAGCAAAGGCAATATGGCACTTATTGGTGAATTGAGTGAGACCACAGATTATCCCTCTTGCACTGGGTTCCCAGTAAGGAGCATATAACCCTGAAAAGGCTGGGACGAAGTAGCAGCCATAGGAAGTGCCTGCCTCTTTTGCAAGCGTTTCAATCTCTTCCGAGGTCgttataatttcaaaattgtCTCTTAGCCAGCGAATAACAGCACCAGCTATTGCGACAGACCCTTCTAATGCATAAAATACTGGCTTATTTTTGCCTAGTTTGTAAGCCACTGTGGTCAGAAGGCCATGTTCAGAAAACACGCTTTTACGGCCTGTATTGCATAGCAAGAAACACCCTGTTCCGTATGTGTTTTTGGCTTGACCTTCCTGGAAGCACATCTGTCCCACTAACGCAGCGGATTGGTCCCCCAAACATCCAGATATCGGCACACCTTCCAAGGTTCCTTCTGTCATCAGGCCATAGATCTCAGAAGAACTACATACGTTTGGAAGAATGTTCATGGGGATTTCAAAAAAGTCACAGAGTTCTTTATCCCATTCCAAAGAGTGGATGTTGAAAAGCATCGTTCTACTAGCATTTGTTACATCCGTACAATGGACGCCTCCGTTGACTCCCCCTGTCATACTCCAGATGAGCCAGGAGTCAATGGTTCCGAACAGCGCTCTTCCTTCCTCAACAGCCTTTTGAATGGGTCTCAGGTTGTCCAGCATCCACCGCAGTTTCACTGCACTGAAGTAAGTGCTCAGTGGCAGGCCTGTCTTAGACTTGACAAAGTTGCTGTTGCCTGGGATTTTCTTACTGAGATCCTCCACGGTACTCTGGGTTCTGAGATCAAGCCAGGCCACAGCATTGTAGAGAGGTTCTCCAGTGAACTTGTCCCAGACCACAACGGTTTCCCTCTGGTTGCT
The Cricetulus griseus strain 17A/GY chromosome 1 unlocalized genomic scaffold, alternate assembly CriGri-PICRH-1.0 chr1_1, whole genome shotgun sequence genome window above contains:
- the Gk2 gene encoding glycerol kinase 2, coding for MEASKETAVGPLVGAVVQGTNSTRFLVFNSKTSELLSHHHVELTQEFPKEGWVEQDPKEILQSVYECIAKTCEKLAGVNIDISNIKAIGVSNQRETVVVWDKFTGEPLYNAVAWLDLRTQSTVEDLSKKIPGNSNFVKSKTGLPLSTYFSAVKLRWMLDNLRPIQKAVEEGRALFGTIDSWLIWSMTGGVNGGVHCTDVTNASRTMLFNIHSLEWDKELCDFFEIPMNILPNVCSSSEIYGLMTEGTLEGVPISGCLGDQSAALVGQMCFQEGQAKNTYGTGCFLLCNTGRKSVFSEHGLLTTVAYKLGKNKPVFYALEGSVAIAGAVIRWLRDNFEIITTSEEIETLAKEAGTSYGCYFVPAFSGLYAPYWEPSARGIICGLTQFTNKCHIAFAALEAVCFQTREIVDAMNRDCGIPLNHLQVDGGMTSNKILMQLQADILRIPVVKSVMPETTALGVAMAAGAAEGVNVWSLEPEDNSAILMERYEPQIQDKESEVRYATWKKAVMKSMGWVTSKTPENVDGSSFCCLPLGFFIVSSMTLLIGARYVASFED